The following are encoded in a window of Desulfopila inferna genomic DNA:
- a CDS encoding electron transfer flavoprotein subunit alpha has translation MLKLNKEICIGCGICEEQCAFAAIEMVDGLPVIGESCTLCGACVDACDSGALVMEISGDNLKTDLSSWSGVWVYCEFRKSALAAVSLELLGIGRKLADKRGVKLAAVLIGDGIQKTAAELIGYGADTVYAVEHPQLGNFAEDSYAAIVTRLISEHRPEIVLAGATAIGRSFIPGVATTLNAGLTADCTSLEIRDEDGALLQTRPAFGGNIMATIECPRSRPQMATVRPKVMKANEYDPARQGDIVTVTTQPEELQSRIKVVESVVASQGNVNIQESDILISGGRGLDSEKGFELIRKLAETLGADVSASRAVVDAGWIPYPHQVGQTGKTVAPKLYVACGISGAVQHVAGMQSAEAIVAINRDKNAPIFDIADFGIVGDLNEIIPKLITRIEEQRK, from the coding sequence ATGTTAAAACTGAATAAGGAAATCTGTATAGGCTGTGGTATCTGTGAGGAACAGTGTGCCTTTGCCGCAATAGAAATGGTGGATGGTCTGCCGGTCATCGGAGAGAGCTGTACCTTGTGCGGCGCCTGTGTCGATGCCTGCGATTCCGGAGCGCTGGTAATGGAGATCAGCGGAGACAATCTAAAAACGGATCTTAGCAGCTGGTCCGGAGTCTGGGTCTACTGCGAATTTCGTAAATCCGCGCTTGCCGCGGTATCTCTAGAGCTTCTAGGCATCGGCAGAAAACTGGCCGACAAGCGCGGCGTCAAACTCGCTGCGGTGCTGATCGGTGATGGTATACAGAAAACCGCTGCCGAACTCATCGGTTACGGTGCCGATACGGTCTATGCCGTCGAGCATCCTCAACTGGGCAATTTTGCCGAAGACAGCTACGCCGCAATCGTCACCAGACTGATTAGCGAGCATCGCCCGGAAATCGTGCTGGCAGGTGCTACCGCCATCGGCAGATCGTTCATTCCCGGTGTGGCAACCACCCTCAATGCCGGACTTACCGCGGACTGTACCTCCCTTGAAATCAGGGATGAAGATGGGGCACTGTTGCAGACCAGACCGGCATTCGGCGGCAATATTATGGCCACCATCGAATGTCCGCGCTCACGCCCGCAGATGGCGACAGTCCGTCCTAAGGTGATGAAGGCAAATGAATATGATCCTGCCAGGCAGGGAGATATTGTAACGGTGACAACGCAGCCCGAAGAACTTCAAAGCCGAATCAAGGTGGTTGAATCGGTTGTCGCCTCTCAAGGCAACGTCAATATCCAGGAGTCGGACATTCTCATTTCCGGAGGGCGCGGCCTCGACAGTGAAAAGGGATTTGAGCTGATTCGGAAACTTGCGGAGACACTTGGTGCCGATGTGTCGGCCTCTCGCGCGGTGGTTGATGCAGGCTGGATTCCCTACCCTCATCAGGTGGGCCAGACTGGAAAAACCGTCGCTCCCAAGCTTTATGTGGCCTGTGGTATTTCAGGCGCGGTTCAGCATGTCGCCGGGATGCAGTCGGCTGAGGCGATTGTGGCCATTAACCGTGACAAAAATGCTCCGATATTCGATATTGCCGACTTCGGCATCGTTGGAGATTTGAACGAGATCATACCCAAGCTCATCACCAGGATAGAGGAGCAGCGGAAATAA
- a CDS encoding YceD family protein, translating into MKIPFSDITERGTRLVITETAWSADSGMTFTSKPKAELSLFLLDEITVSLKGNLKAAVILDCGRCGCSVPFTVDEAFNYIFRLEEDSSLSRKEVECSDEDCETVFLEEPVIDVKEVLMEQLILSVPEKLLCSEQCRGLCPQCGASLNNGQCGCAEKQPDSPFAVLKHLKK; encoded by the coding sequence GTGAAGATTCCATTTAGTGACATAACGGAGAGGGGAACACGACTAGTCATCACCGAGACGGCATGGTCTGCGGATTCGGGAATGACTTTTACGAGCAAGCCGAAAGCTGAACTCTCCCTTTTCCTGCTGGATGAAATTACCGTCTCATTGAAAGGCAACCTGAAGGCCGCCGTAATTCTGGATTGCGGACGGTGCGGCTGTTCCGTTCCTTTTACTGTGGATGAAGCATTTAATTATATTTTCAGATTAGAAGAAGACAGCTCTCTGTCCCGGAAGGAAGTGGAATGCAGTGATGAGGATTGCGAAACTGTCTTCCTTGAAGAACCAGTAATAGATGTAAAAGAGGTATTGATGGAGCAGCTCATTCTGTCTGTTCCGGAAAAACTGCTATGCAGCGAGCAATGCAGAGGATTATGTCCTCAATGCGGCGCCTCTCTAAATAACGGGCAATGCGGCTGTGCTGAAAAGCAGCCGGATTCACCTTTTGCCGTCTTGAAGCATCTTAAAAAATAG
- a CDS encoding Crp/Fnr family transcriptional regulator, with product MILKKLSENERGEVSKYLEERKISRGEVLFSPDDPAEGVFFVKSGRLGVQTGTGFEDRQQIVALLDPGSPVGEKGLTGHGLRKMSIVAIEDSLLCYLSAADFEKIEKSRPELAVKILKELLGIAALRLQANSQRLAHVL from the coding sequence ATGATTTTAAAGAAGCTGAGCGAAAATGAACGAGGGGAGGTTTCCAAATATCTGGAGGAAAGAAAAATTTCCCGCGGAGAGGTACTCTTTTCTCCGGATGATCCTGCCGAAGGCGTATTTTTCGTAAAAAGCGGGCGCCTTGGAGTACAGACAGGAACCGGATTCGAGGACAGGCAGCAAATTGTGGCACTGCTCGATCCGGGCTCTCCTGTGGGAGAAAAGGGTCTGACCGGGCACGGATTGCGAAAGATGTCCATCGTGGCCATCGAGGATTCCCTTCTCTGCTATCTATCGGCTGCGGATTTTGAAAAGATCGAAAAATCACGCCCCGAACTGGCCGTCAAAATTCTCAAAGAGCTGCTCGGGATTGCCGCTCTGAGGCTGCAGGCAAATTCCCAAAGACTGGCTCATGTCCTCTAA
- a CDS encoding acyl-CoA dehydrogenase family protein, whose protein sequence is MDYFLSEEQQMIVDIAKQITDERIIPNRAELDEKHAFPREILSEMAQADLFGIPIPEEYGGFGGGCFDIVLALEQLGRGCIGVGTAFAASSLGIYPLLFSGSEEQRRKYLPDVASGKKFAAFGLTEANAGSDASGINTTAVLDGDEWVLNGTKQWITNGGEAQIYTVVAITDRSKGPRGASMFVVEEGDPGFSCGPKEKKMGIRASSTTELIFKDCRIPRDRLIGRQGTGFITVMKTLDASRPGIAALGVGLGQAALDEAAVYAKQRVQFGKPIIGFQAVQHMLANMAIDIEASRSLVYCTARHIDAHPKNISKISSMSKVFATDMAMRVTTDAVQVMGGYGYMCEYPVEKMMRDAKILQIYEGTNQIQRNVIGQELNKEYAR, encoded by the coding sequence ATGGATTATTTTTTATCTGAAGAACAGCAGATGATTGTTGATATTGCTAAGCAAATTACTGATGAGCGAATTATACCAAACCGTGCCGAGCTGGACGAGAAGCATGCATTTCCTCGTGAAATATTAAGCGAGATGGCGCAGGCCGATCTTTTCGGCATTCCTATTCCCGAGGAGTACGGCGGATTCGGCGGTGGGTGTTTCGACATAGTACTGGCGCTGGAGCAGCTTGGCCGTGGATGTATCGGTGTGGGCACAGCCTTTGCCGCAAGTTCGCTGGGAATCTATCCCCTGCTGTTTTCCGGATCCGAAGAGCAGAGGCGGAAATACCTGCCGGATGTGGCCTCGGGCAAGAAATTCGCGGCCTTCGGTTTGACCGAGGCCAATGCCGGCTCCGATGCTTCAGGTATTAACACCACGGCGGTGCTCGATGGTGACGAATGGGTTCTTAATGGTACCAAACAGTGGATTACCAATGGCGGCGAGGCCCAGATTTACACTGTTGTCGCCATAACCGACCGTAGCAAGGGACCTCGCGGAGCTTCGATGTTCGTTGTTGAAGAGGGTGATCCGGGTTTCAGCTGTGGACCGAAAGAAAAGAAAATGGGAATTCGGGCTTCCTCCACCACCGAGCTGATATTCAAGGACTGCAGGATTCCCAGGGACCGCCTGATCGGCCGCCAGGGTACCGGATTTATTACGGTGATGAAGACGCTTGATGCCTCGAGACCCGGAATTGCCGCTTTGGGTGTCGGTCTTGGTCAAGCCGCTCTGGATGAGGCTGCGGTCTATGCCAAGCAGCGTGTTCAGTTCGGCAAGCCGATCATAGGCTTCCAGGCCGTACAGCATATGCTGGCAAATATGGCGATAGATATAGAAGCTTCGAGATCCCTTGTTTACTGTACGGCCCGACATATTGACGCTCATCCGAAAAATATCTCGAAAATATCTTCAATGAGCAAGGTGTTTGCTACCGATATGGCGATGAGGGTGACCACCGATGCCGTGCAGGTCATGGGAGGATATGGGTATATGTGTGAATACCCGGTCGAAAAGATGATGAGAGATGCTAAGATTCTGCAGATTTATGAGGGAACCAATCAGATTCAGCGCAATGTCATCGGACAGGAACTGAACAAGGAATACGCCCGATAA
- a CDS encoding MlaA family lipoprotein, whose product MKKILILICIFCFASVNSPAADTSSESMDDMPNLLDEPAAEVPDLLDDDYEGYREEYNAELIHDPLEPLNRVFFQFNDRLYFWVLKPVKTGYSYVIPADLREGFGNFFNNLAAPIRLINNLLQGNFEDAGVVALRFVINSTFGVYGLADVALREYNLEPRLADFGQTLGAYGIGEGVYICWPVLGPSNVRHSVGLVGDALVSPAAYTNMTTDQSALYYSVNRINFLSLSQDVYEDIKKYSLDPYVATRQSFFDFRRNIVKKARSEETDF is encoded by the coding sequence ATGAAAAAAATTTTAATACTTATTTGTATTTTTTGCTTTGCTTCTGTGAATTCTCCGGCTGCCGATACTTCTTCGGAATCCATGGATGATATGCCGAATCTTCTCGATGAGCCTGCCGCGGAAGTACCTGATCTTCTCGATGACGATTATGAAGGTTACCGGGAAGAGTATAATGCCGAGTTGATTCACGATCCGCTGGAGCCACTCAACAGGGTCTTTTTTCAGTTTAACGACAGGCTCTACTTCTGGGTGTTAAAGCCGGTCAAGACCGGTTACTCCTATGTTATCCCGGCTGATCTGCGTGAAGGCTTTGGGAATTTCTTCAATAATCTGGCCGCCCCCATTCGCCTGATCAATAATCTGCTCCAGGGTAATTTTGAGGATGCCGGCGTCGTTGCCCTGCGCTTTGTTATAAATTCCACCTTCGGGGTCTATGGTTTGGCCGATGTCGCCTTGCGGGAATATAATCTTGAACCCAGGCTGGCCGATTTCGGCCAGACTCTCGGGGCGTATGGCATAGGGGAGGGGGTGTATATCTGCTGGCCGGTATTGGGGCCGTCTAATGTGCGGCATTCAGTCGGTCTGGTCGGTGACGCGCTTGTCAGTCCTGCTGCATATACGAATATGACAACCGATCAGAGTGCATTATATTATTCAGTGAACAGGATCAATTTCCTCTCTCTCAGTCAGGATGTCTATGAGGACATAAAAAAATATTCACTTGATCCTTATGTGGCTACACGCCAGTCTTTTTTCGATTTTAGAAGAAACATAGTAAAAAAGGCCAGAAGTGAAGAGACCGATTTTTAA
- a CDS encoding beta-ketoacyl-ACP synthase III: MGRIILGTGSSLPSKVVTNEDLEKIVDTTDEWIRTRTGIQQRHISTTGEYTHVLAARAAANALEMAGVAAEEISLIIVGTISSHMLMPSCACFVQKEIGAQNAFAFDLNAACSGFLYALDLADKYIHSDKEKKILVIGAETLSGRLNWEDRNTCILFGDGAGAAVVGHSDSDRGFVGVNHFSDGNLWNLLYMHTAESTNPDIKVKDWPGAHIFMEGREVFKHAVKAMDDAVRGLMQKTGIGLESVKLVIPHQANIRILNNLVERLELPAEKVFINAQKYGNTSAASIPIALDEANRDGRIEENDLILFCSFGGGFTWGASLLKW, encoded by the coding sequence ATGGGAAGAATTATTTTAGGTACCGGATCATCACTTCCCAGCAAGGTAGTAACTAACGAAGATCTCGAAAAAATTGTCGATACCACCGATGAGTGGATTCGAACCCGAACCGGTATTCAACAGCGGCATATCAGCACAACCGGGGAATACACCCATGTCCTCGCCGCCCGGGCTGCCGCAAATGCCCTGGAAATGGCCGGAGTGGCTGCCGAAGAGATATCCCTTATCATCGTCGGCACAATCAGTTCACATATGCTCATGCCTTCCTGTGCCTGCTTTGTGCAGAAGGAGATTGGCGCGCAAAATGCCTTCGCCTTTGATCTCAACGCCGCCTGTTCCGGTTTTTTATATGCTCTTGATTTAGCCGATAAATACATTCATTCCGATAAGGAAAAAAAGATTCTGGTTATCGGCGCGGAGACATTGTCCGGCAGATTGAACTGGGAAGACCGCAACACCTGTATCCTTTTCGGAGACGGCGCGGGGGCTGCGGTAGTGGGTCACAGCGACAGTGATCGCGGATTCGTCGGCGTCAATCATTTTTCAGACGGCAATCTCTGGAATCTTCTCTATATGCATACGGCCGAAAGCACCAATCCCGATATTAAGGTGAAGGACTGGCCCGGTGCCCATATTTTTATGGAAGGCCGGGAGGTTTTTAAACACGCCGTCAAAGCTATGGATGATGCTGTTCGTGGACTCATGCAGAAGACCGGAATAGGTCTTGAATCAGTTAAACTGGTTATTCCTCATCAGGCAAATATCAGAATTCTCAATAATCTTGTTGAAAGACTTGAACTTCCTGCAGAGAAGGTATTCATAAACGCTCAAAAGTATGGTAATACTTCTGCTGCTTCAATTCCAATAGCACTTGATGAGGCAAATCGAGACGGCAGGATCGAAGAAAATGATTTGATCTTGTTCTGTTCCTTTGGAGGAGGATTTACATGGGGAGCTTCCCTGTTAAAGTGGTAG
- a CDS encoding MlaC/ttg2D family ABC transporter substrate-binding protein, translated as MSKIIRSIIYPVALVFLLSAFQAYAEVQSPTEELKPTLQRIIDILRDPELQGKEHKEKRRDLIMTTVSDRFDFKEMSKRVLGATWREIGEEERDHFAKQMTKLLENNYIGQLENYSGETVEYVGERVKEGRAQVSTLVETNGEQYPVHYIMTNNNDKWVVYDINIEGVSLIRNYRAEFKSIIRQEGYEGLIKTLERKNASFE; from the coding sequence ATGTCAAAAATAATTAGATCGATCATTTATCCGGTAGCCCTTGTTTTTCTATTATCCGCGTTTCAAGCATATGCGGAAGTTCAGAGTCCGACGGAAGAGCTTAAACCTACGTTGCAGAGAATTATCGATATCCTGCGTGATCCAGAGCTTCAGGGGAAGGAGCATAAGGAAAAACGAAGGGATCTGATAATGACAACCGTCTCAGATCGTTTTGACTTTAAAGAAATGTCCAAAAGAGTTCTGGGGGCAACCTGGAGGGAAATAGGAGAAGAAGAAAGAGACCATTTTGCCAAACAGATGACCAAACTCCTCGAAAATAACTATATCGGACAGCTTGAGAATTATTCGGGCGAAACCGTTGAGTATGTGGGTGAGCGCGTAAAAGAGGGAAGAGCGCAGGTGTCCACACTGGTTGAGACCAATGGCGAGCAGTACCCTGTCCACTACATTATGACTAACAATAACGATAAATGGGTGGTCTATGATATCAATATAGAAGGAGTAAGCCTTATCCGGAATTACCGGGCGGAGTTCAAATCGATAATCCGCCAGGAAGGATACGAGGGATTGATAAAGACTCTTGAGAGAAAGAATGCATCATTTGAGTAG
- the plsX gene encoding phosphate acyltransferase PlsX: MHIALDAMGGDYGPEELITGALQAVKQAGIKVTLVGDAELLQSHIDKLPDESSPVSSLEIVHASEVVGMDEYPVDAIRRKKDSSIMVAFDLARSKKVDGVVSAGNSGATMAAALRKLGRVKNVVRPGIASMFPTLKRPVVIMDIGANVDCRPLHLFQFAVMASAFASLYDVDRPRVGILSIGEESGKGNSLVRVTYELLQKSSLNFIGNVEGRDVYKGDVDVIVCDGFVGNNILKVSEGLVEAVMQMLKNEIIKSPLAKMGYLLARPAINRFKKRVDYTEYGGAPLLGINGTGIVCHGKSNAQAIKNAILEAVKMVENNVKDKILKDLEKNQISSVDS, from the coding sequence GTGCATATCGCCCTGGATGCCATGGGTGGGGATTATGGCCCAGAAGAGTTGATCACCGGGGCATTACAAGCTGTAAAACAGGCCGGCATAAAAGTTACCCTCGTTGGTGATGCCGAACTCCTGCAGTCCCATATTGATAAACTCCCTGATGAGAGTTCTCCTGTTTCCTCACTGGAAATAGTGCATGCTTCCGAGGTCGTCGGCATGGATGAATATCCTGTTGATGCCATCCGTCGCAAAAAAGACTCTTCCATCATGGTGGCCTTTGATCTGGCCCGCAGTAAAAAAGTTGATGGTGTTGTCAGTGCCGGAAATTCCGGAGCGACAATGGCTGCCGCACTGCGCAAACTCGGAAGAGTGAAGAATGTTGTCAGGCCTGGTATCGCCTCAATGTTTCCCACGCTAAAAAGACCGGTCGTTATAATGGATATCGGTGCAAATGTCGATTGTCGTCCTTTGCACCTTTTTCAGTTTGCCGTGATGGCATCGGCCTTTGCCTCCCTCTACGATGTTGACCGCCCACGGGTTGGAATTCTTTCCATTGGTGAGGAAAGCGGCAAGGGCAACAGTCTTGTCCGGGTTACCTATGAGTTGCTGCAGAAAAGTTCGCTCAATTTTATAGGTAATGTTGAGGGAAGGGATGTCTATAAAGGAGATGTCGACGTAATAGTCTGCGATGGCTTTGTCGGAAACAATATTCTCAAGGTAAGTGAGGGGCTTGTCGAGGCGGTCATGCAGATGCTCAAAAATGAAATCATCAAGTCCCCTCTGGCGAAGATGGGATATCTGCTGGCCAGACCTGCGATTAATCGATTCAAGAAGCGGGTGGATTATACCGAATACGGCGGAGCACCTTTGCTGGGCATTAATGGGACGGGTATCGTTTGTCACGGCAAATCAAACGCACAGGCCATAAAAAACGCTATACTGGAAGCAGTAAAAATGGTTGAAAACAATGTCAAGGACAAGATCCTGAAGGACCTTGAAAAAAATCAGATCAGCTCGGTGGATTCATAA
- the fabG gene encoding 3-oxoacyl-[acyl-carrier-protein] reductase, which produces MTLQGKIALVTGGSRGIGRAVCIRLAAAGAKVYINYVSRPDAAEETRSMIEKAGGTAEIIAFDVADGEQVQSSVKEIISAAGSLDILVNNAGITRDGLVARMKEADWDAVLTTNLKGAFHCSKAASRTMIKKRWGRIINITSVVGSTGNAGQTNYAAAKAGLVGLAKSLAREYASRGITVNCVAPGYIETEMTEALGDDVKEKIKSEIPMGTLGSVEDVASAVAYLAGEDTGYITGQTIHVNGGMYM; this is translated from the coding sequence ATGACTTTACAGGGAAAAATCGCACTGGTTACCGGGGGCAGCAGAGGGATCGGCAGAGCTGTTTGTATCCGTCTGGCGGCTGCTGGGGCCAAGGTCTATATCAACTATGTGAGCCGGCCGGATGCTGCGGAAGAAACCAGGTCGATGATCGAGAAGGCAGGCGGCACAGCAGAGATTATCGCTTTTGATGTTGCCGACGGTGAACAGGTCCAGAGCAGCGTGAAGGAGATTATCAGTGCTGCAGGCTCCCTGGATATTCTCGTCAATAATGCAGGAATCACCCGTGACGGTCTGGTCGCCAGAATGAAAGAGGCTGACTGGGATGCGGTGCTCACTACCAACCTGAAGGGCGCATTCCATTGTTCCAAAGCGGCCTCGCGGACAATGATTAAGAAACGCTGGGGCCGCATTATCAATATTACCTCGGTTGTCGGATCAACCGGAAATGCCGGTCAGACAAACTATGCCGCCGCCAAGGCCGGGTTGGTCGGTCTGGCGAAATCACTGGCACGAGAGTATGCCAGTCGGGGCATAACCGTCAACTGCGTTGCTCCGGGATATATTGAAACGGAGATGACCGAAGCTCTCGGCGATGATGTCAAAGAGAAAATCAAGAGTGAAATCCCCATGGGAACACTTGGTTCCGTCGAGGATGTCGCCTCCGCCGTCGCCTATTTGGCAGGTGAAGATACAGGCTACATAACCGGTCAGACAATTCATGTAAATGGTGGTATGTACATGTAA
- the fabF gene encoding beta-ketoacyl-ACP synthase II: MSRRVVVTGVGLVTPLGIGVKKAWQNICDGVSGISSITRFDTSDYSVKIAGEIKDFDVSQFLDKKTAKHLDLFVQYGLAASIEAMEDSGFSVTEENSCRVGVITGCGMGGLPTIEQYHKVLFERGPKRVTPFFIPMVIPNMPSGHISMHFGTTGPNLALTTACAAGTHAVGEAYRHIKNGSCDMIISGGTEAVICSVGIAGFSAMKALSTRNDEPKLASRPFDKDRDGFVMSEGSGILILEELESAKARGAKIYAEVVGYGLSSDAYHIAAPPEDGAGAIKCMRMAIKDANLAADEIDYVNAHGTSTPLNDRCETNALKEVFGDHAYKMAVSSTKSMTGHMLGAAGGIESVFTALSIQEQIAPPTINLLEASPECDLDYVPNSARKMEIRNALSNSFGFGGTNGVVVMQRFKG, from the coding sequence GTGAGCCGCAGAGTAGTAGTGACTGGAGTCGGACTTGTCACTCCACTTGGCATTGGTGTCAAGAAGGCGTGGCAGAACATCTGTGACGGAGTCAGCGGGATAAGTTCTATAACCCGTTTTGACACAAGCGATTATTCGGTCAAAATTGCCGGTGAAATTAAAGACTTCGATGTTTCGCAGTTTCTTGATAAAAAGACGGCAAAACATCTGGATCTTTTCGTACAGTATGGCTTGGCAGCATCCATTGAAGCTATGGAAGACAGCGGCTTCAGCGTAACCGAAGAGAACAGCTGCAGGGTGGGTGTCATAACCGGCTGCGGCATGGGTGGTCTGCCGACAATTGAACAGTATCACAAGGTTCTTTTCGAACGTGGGCCGAAACGGGTAACCCCGTTTTTTATCCCGATGGTAATCCCCAACATGCCTTCCGGTCATATTTCCATGCATTTTGGCACGACCGGGCCAAATCTTGCCCTGACAACGGCTTGTGCCGCAGGAACCCATGCGGTAGGTGAAGCTTACAGGCATATCAAGAACGGCAGTTGCGACATGATCATTTCAGGCGGTACCGAAGCTGTTATCTGCTCCGTCGGTATTGCCGGGTTCAGCGCGATGAAAGCACTTTCCACACGAAATGACGAGCCCAAGCTGGCTTCCAGACCCTTTGACAAGGACCGGGATGGATTTGTCATGTCCGAAGGTTCGGGAATACTTATTCTTGAAGAGCTGGAGTCCGCAAAGGCCCGCGGTGCAAAAATTTACGCCGAGGTAGTCGGCTACGGCCTGAGCAGCGATGCATATCATATTGCCGCTCCGCCGGAAGATGGCGCCGGCGCCATCAAATGCATGCGCATGGCTATAAAGGATGCAAACCTGGCCGCCGATGAAATCGACTATGTCAACGCCCACGGAACTTCTACCCCTCTCAATGACCGCTGTGAGACCAATGCCTTGAAGGAGGTATTTGGAGATCATGCCTACAAGATGGCCGTGAGCTCCACGAAATCGATGACAGGGCATATGCTTGGTGCGGCAGGCGGTATAGAATCCGTATTCACAGCTCTCAGCATACAGGAGCAGATTGCTCCTCCAACAATCAATCTTCTCGAAGCAAGTCCGGAATGTGACCTTGATTATGTTCCCAACAGCGCCAGAAAGATGGAGATCAGAAATGCCCTCTCCAACTCCTTTGGCTTCGGCGGCACCAATGGTGTTGTTGTAATGCAGCGTTTCAAAGGATAG
- the rpiB gene encoding ribose 5-phosphate isomerase B, protein MKEKSRVKITIAADHGGFELKKKIVVLLQNLNYAVDDIGCHSPDSVDYPPFAEAVCSAVISGSSDLGILVCGSGIGMSMAANRHREIRAALCQDLYSARMSREHNNANVLCLGSRVIGDGVAEEIVKTWLATDFAGGRHELRIRQFSD, encoded by the coding sequence ATGAAAGAGAAAAGCAGGGTAAAGATTACCATCGCCGCGGATCATGGTGGCTTCGAGCTGAAAAAGAAAATTGTCGTACTTCTGCAAAATCTTAATTATGCTGTCGACGATATCGGTTGTCACTCTCCTGACTCTGTCGACTACCCTCCTTTTGCCGAAGCAGTCTGCTCTGCAGTAATTTCAGGATCCAGCGATCTCGGCATTCTCGTCTGCGGTTCAGGTATAGGCATGTCCATGGCCGCTAACAGGCACCGAGAGATACGGGCGGCGCTTTGCCAGGATCTATATTCCGCGCGAATGAGTCGAGAGCACAATAATGCCAATGTACTTTGTCTTGGATCACGGGTTATCGGAGATGGTGTAGCCGAAGAAATTGTCAAAACCTGGCTGGCCACTGATTTTGCCGGTGGGCGCCATGAACTGCGAATACGACAATTCAGCGACTAA
- the rpmF gene encoding 50S ribosomal protein L32, whose product MALPKRRHSHSRTRKRRSHDALKAPGLSICPECSEPKEPHRLCGSCGTYKGRKVFHIAADLE is encoded by the coding sequence ATGGCATTACCAAAAAGAAGACATTCCCATTCCCGTACCCGGAAAAGACGCTCCCACGACGCGCTGAAAGCACCAGGTCTCTCTATTTGTCCGGAGTGCAGTGAGCCTAAAGAGCCACACCGTCTCTGTGGAAGCTGCGGCACCTACAAAGGACGCAAAGTGTTCCACATTGCTGCGGATTTAGAATAG
- the acpP gene encoding acyl carrier protein, whose amino-acid sequence MAIDQEMVDIIVEQLSVEKEKVVPNASFVDDLGADSLDLVELIMAMEEGFDIEIPDEEAEKIATVQDAIDYVSKLK is encoded by the coding sequence ATGGCTATAGATCAAGAAATGGTCGATATTATTGTAGAACAATTAAGTGTAGAGAAAGAGAAAGTAGTTCCAAACGCATCATTTGTCGATGATCTGGGTGCCGATTCTCTTGATCTCGTTGAGCTTATTATGGCAATGGAAGAAGGCTTTGATATCGAGATTCCTGATGAGGAAGCTGAAAAAATCGCTACCGTTCAGGATGCTATTGACTATGTCAGTAAACTGAAATAG
- a CDS encoding electron transfer flavoprotein subunit beta/FixA family protein: MKIVVCVKQVPDANDVRLDPVTNTLAREGVESIMNPYDQYALEEAVRLKEKLGGEVTVITMGPPQAAEVLRLAISCGADNGVLVSDRAFAGSDTWATAYTLAKAIARLGTFDLFLCGKQAIDGDTAQVGPGLAVRMNIPYLTCVQKIRQADEKRLVAERMMDDGYDVVEIGLPALLTVVKDINEPRVPSLKGKMKAKKAVITTLSAADIEADSGSIGLPGSPTQVVRVFPPQPRGGRAVFTGSLDEQIDQLVEKLKPYL; encoded by the coding sequence ATGAAAATTGTTGTTTGTGTTAAGCAGGTACCGGATGCCAATGATGTCCGCCTTGACCCGGTAACCAACACACTTGCCAGGGAAGGTGTGGAATCAATAATGAATCCATATGACCAATATGCCCTGGAAGAGGCGGTCAGGTTAAAGGAAAAGCTCGGCGGTGAGGTTACGGTAATTACCATGGGGCCTCCCCAGGCTGCAGAGGTTCTGCGTCTGGCCATTTCCTGCGGTGCCGATAATGGTGTGTTGGTCTCCGACCGCGCTTTTGCCGGGTCCGACACCTGGGCGACTGCCTATACGCTTGCCAAGGCCATTGCCAGGCTCGGCACCTTTGATCTGTTTCTCTGCGGCAAGCAGGCCATTGACGGCGATACCGCGCAAGTAGGTCCGGGACTGGCCGTAAGGATGAATATACCTTATCTCACCTGTGTGCAGAAGATACGGCAAGCGGACGAGAAAAGGCTTGTTGCCGAACGCATGATGGATGATGGCTATGATGTCGTCGAGATCGGTCTTCCGGCGCTGCTGACGGTGGTCAAGGATATCAATGAACCCCGCGTTCCTTCGCTGAAGGGCAAGATGAAAGCGAAGAAGGCGGTCATCACCACCTTGTCGGCCGCTGATATCGAGGCCGATTCCGGTTCCATCGGACTGCCCGGTTCGCCGACCCAGGTTGTCAGAGTCTTCCCGCCGCAACCACGAGGGGGAAGAGCGGTATTCACCGGTTCCCTTGACGAGCAGATCGATCAATTGGTCGAAAAGCTCAAACCCTATTTATAA